The following are encoded together in the Oncorhynchus kisutch isolate 150728-3 linkage group LG8, Okis_V2, whole genome shotgun sequence genome:
- the ela3l gene encoding elastase 3 like encodes MIPIVLASVLIASAFGCGTPPIEPLTTRVVNGVDAKPHSWPWQISLQYERDGEWRHTCGGSLIATNWVMTAAHCINLNLSYRVFVGKHNLVETEEGSQAIIPEKLVVHEKWNPIFVAFGNDIALIKLSEHVTLTDHVQLGCIPAAGTVLDNQYPCYITGWGRVYTGGPIADNLQQALMPVVDHATCSKPDWWGIALRTTMVCAGGDGIVAGCNGDSGGPLNCKNPEGVWEVHGIASFVSGLGCNYAKKPTVFTRVSNFNDWIDQAMMSN; translated from the exons ATGATTCCCATTGTTCTGGCCTCAGTGCTCATCGCTAGTG CCTTCGGGTGCGGCACCCCTCCTATTGAGCCTCTGACCACCCGTGTGGTCAATGGAGTCGACGCCAAGCCTCACAGCTGGCCCTGGCAG ATCTCTCTGCAGTATGAGAGGGACGGTGAGTGGAGACACACCTGTGGAGGATCTCTGATTGCCACCAACTGGGTCATGACCGCTGCGCACTGTATCAA CCTCAACCTGTCCTACAGAGTGTTCGTTGGAAAGCACAACCTGGTTGAGACTGAGGAAGGCTCCCAGGCCATCATCCCTGAGAAGCTTGTTGTCCATGAGAAGTGGAACCCCATCTTTGTGGCCTTCGG AAATGACATTGCCCTGATCAAGTTGTCTGAGCATGTGACCCTGACTGACCATGTGCAGCTTGGCTGTATCCCTGCTGCTGGCACTGTGCTGGACAACCAGTACCCCTGTTACATCACTGGCTGGGGAAGGGTCTACA ccgGAGGCCCCATTGCTGATAACCTGCAGCAGGCTCTGATGCCTGTGGTGGACCACGCCACCTGCTCCAAGCCCGACTGGTGGGGAATTGCTCTCAGGACCACCATGGTGTGTGCCGGAGGAGATGGCATTGTCGCTGGCTGTAAC GGTGACTCTGGTGGGCCCCTGAACTGCAAGAACCCAGAGGGAGTATGGGAGGTCCATGGTATTGCCAGCTTTGTTTCTGGTCTGGGCTGCAACTACGCGAAGAAGCCCACCGTCTTCACCCGCGTCTCCAACTTCAATGACTGGATCGACC